The Paenibacillus sp. 481 DNA window ACCGCATTTATGGCCGCTGGTGCAGCGTTACCGATGATTCGATTTGCAGTGGACCCGCTGTTGCAGAAAAAGGGTGGCGAGACGTTCGTAAAAGTAGTTGAAGTAGCTAAAATTACGAACGAACCGCAAGAGTTCAATTTTGAATTGACACGATTTGACGGTTGGTATGAAGACAAAGCTACAATGACAGCTTGGGTTCGCAAAGATGAGAACAACAATATTTACGCGTTGTCTCCAATTTGTAAGCATTTAGGCTGTACAGTAGACTGGAACGGAAGTGCAAGTCACAAAGATCAGTACTTCTGCCAATGTCACGGCGCACACTATACGAAAGATGGTAAGCAGCAAGCCGTAGCCTTGGCACCGCTTGATGATTACAACATAAAAATCGAAAACGGTTTCGTGTACCTTGGTCAAGTTGTGCCGAACAAACGCGTGTAGTTAAAGGAGGCGTAAGGACAGATGTTTAAAGGAGTTTACAATTGGATCGATGAGCGTCTTGATATCACGCCAATGTGGCGAGACGTTGCCGACCATGAAGTTCCGGAACATGTCAACCCAGCGCACCATTTTTCTGCGTTTGTGTACTGTTTCGGGGGTTTGACGTTTTTCATTACCGTCATCCAGATTTTGTCCGGTATGTTCTTAACGATGTACTATGTTCCGGACATTGTTAACGCTTATTACAGCGTTGAGTATTTGCAGACGAAGGTTGCGTTTGGCCAAATCGTGCGCGGTATGCACCATTGGGGCGCCAGCCTCGTTATCGTTATGATGTTCTTACATACGATGCGTGTATTTTTCACAGGATCTTATAAAGCTCCTCGTGAAATGAACTGGGTAGTTGGTATGCTTATTTTCTTCGTCATGATCGGACTCGGTTTGACGGGCTACCTGTTGCCTTGGGACGATAAAGCGTACTTTGCAACAAAGGTAGTCATGGAGATTGCCAACACGATTCCTGTTGTTGGACCGCACATGAAAGAATTGATGCAGGGCGGCGAGATCGTAGGCGCGCAGACGCTTACCCGGTTTTTTGCCATCCACGTGTTCTTCTTACCTGCGGCCTTGTTATCCTTGTTAGGCGCTCACTTTATTATGATTCGTCGTCAAGGTATTTCGGGACCGCTATAAGAGAGGAGGGGCCAAGATGGCACACGGAAAGTCAGATCCAAATGAAAAAATCGTGTACGTCGGGGATTCTCGGGTAAAGCAAAGAAGTACGCCGCTTAAGCAGCCAGACTACACAGCTTTCCCTGGAAAGTCCGAAGCGTTTATTCCTAACTTTCTTTTGAAAGAATGGATGGTTGGTTGTGTGGCTCTCGTCGGATTTTTAGTATTGACGATTGCTCATCCAGCACCGCTTGGTTATCCTGCTGACGCTAATAACACATCTTTTCTAGCTATACCAGACTGGTACTTCCTTTTCTTA harbors:
- a CDS encoding QcrA and Rieske domain-containing protein, giving the protein MSNPHEIEHKPHKARKEMSRRQFLAYTLGGTTAFMAAGAALPMIRFAVDPLLQKKGGETFVKVVEVAKITNEPQEFNFELTRFDGWYEDKATMTAWVRKDENNNIYALSPICKHLGCTVDWNGSASHKDQYFCQCHGAHYTKDGKQQAVALAPLDDYNIKIENGFVYLGQVVPNKRV
- the qcrB gene encoding menaquinol-cytochrome c reductase cytochrome b subunit produces the protein MFKGVYNWIDERLDITPMWRDVADHEVPEHVNPAHHFSAFVYCFGGLTFFITVIQILSGMFLTMYYVPDIVNAYYSVEYLQTKVAFGQIVRGMHHWGASLVIVMMFLHTMRVFFTGSYKAPREMNWVVGMLIFFVMIGLGLTGYLLPWDDKAYFATKVVMEIANTIPVVGPHMKELMQGGEIVGAQTLTRFFAIHVFFLPAALLSLLGAHFIMIRRQGISGPL